In Sphingomonas sp. R1, a single genomic region encodes these proteins:
- the mtnC gene encoding acireductone synthase has translation MTQPKAVLLDIEGTTSSIAFVADVLFPYAASQLARYVETHSEEVAPILAEVPGDDKIATLLDWIDEDRKATPLKTLQGLIWAQGYADGTLKGHVYPDTPEALRRWYTAGVAIYIYSSGSVAAQKLIFGHSIDGDLTPMLTGYFDTTTGPKREAESYGKIAVATGCNPEHILFVSDVQAEVDAARSAGLGALLIDRAGGPADIHSLAEIRL, from the coding sequence ATGACCCAGCCCAAGGCCGTCCTGCTCGACATCGAGGGGACTACCAGCAGCATCGCCTTTGTCGCGGATGTCTTGTTCCCCTACGCGGCCAGTCAACTGGCACGGTATGTTGAGACGCATTCTGAGGAGGTCGCGCCGATCCTCGCCGAGGTGCCGGGCGACGACAAGATTGCCACGCTGCTCGACTGGATCGACGAGGATCGCAAGGCGACGCCGCTCAAGACTTTGCAGGGGCTGATCTGGGCGCAGGGCTATGCCGATGGCACGCTCAAGGGCCATGTCTATCCCGACACGCCGGAGGCGCTCCGCCGTTGGTACACGGCCGGCGTGGCGATCTACATCTACTCCTCCGGCTCGGTCGCGGCGCAGAAGCTGATCTTCGGCCATTCGATCGACGGCGATCTCACGCCGATGCTCACCGGCTATTTCGACACCACCACCGGACCGAAGCGCGAAGCGGAGAGCTATGGGAAGATTGCGGTCGCAACCGGCTGTAATCCTGAACATATCCTTTTCGTCTCGGATGTGCAGGCTGAAGTCGATGCAGCGCGATCTGCTGGGCTTGGCGCGCTGCTGATCGATCGCGCCGGCGGCCCCGCCGACATCCATTCGCTTGCGGAGATACGTCTGTGA
- the mtnA gene encoding S-methyl-5-thioribose-1-phosphate isomerase, which produces MILEDQHTRSIARTADGRGIRILDQRQLPWEVRWVELRDLDSAAVAIREMWTRGAPMIGATAAYGLAMALAVDASDAGLDAAYATLVETRPTAINLRWALDQVRAAVAGLAPTERAGAAFARADAICDEDAELCRAIGAHGLSLLRDLHARNPDRPVQILTHCNAGWLATVDYGTATAPIYLAHDAGIPVHVWVDETRPRNQGALLTAFELRNHGVPHTVIADNAGGLLMMQGQVDAVIVGTDRVTANGDVCNKIGTYLKALAAHDNGVPFYVALPYTTFDPATASGADIPIEGRSAEELTRLTGPDEAGRMTTIRVTDSPALNPAFDVTPARLVTGYITERGVLDRI; this is translated from the coding sequence GTGATCCTGGAAGACCAGCACACCCGCTCCATCGCCCGTACCGCGGACGGGCGCGGCATCCGCATTCTAGATCAACGTCAGCTCCCCTGGGAGGTCCGCTGGGTGGAACTGCGCGATCTTGATTCCGCGGCGGTGGCAATCCGCGAGATGTGGACGCGGGGCGCGCCGATGATCGGCGCGACGGCCGCCTATGGGCTGGCGATGGCGCTGGCGGTCGATGCGAGCGATGCCGGGCTGGATGCCGCCTATGCCACGCTGGTCGAGACGCGGCCCACCGCGATCAACCTGCGCTGGGCACTGGATCAGGTCCGCGCGGCGGTGGCCGGGCTTGCACCGACCGAGCGTGCGGGTGCGGCCTTCGCCCGTGCCGATGCGATCTGCGACGAGGATGCCGAGCTGTGCCGCGCGATCGGCGCGCACGGCCTGAGCCTGCTGCGCGATCTCCACGCGCGAAATCCCGATCGGCCGGTGCAGATCCTCACCCATTGCAACGCCGGCTGGCTGGCGACGGTGGACTATGGAACCGCGACCGCGCCGATCTATCTTGCCCATGACGCGGGCATCCCGGTGCACGTCTGGGTCGACGAGACGCGGCCGCGCAACCAGGGGGCGCTGCTCACCGCGTTCGAGCTTCGCAACCACGGCGTCCCGCACACGGTCATCGCCGACAATGCCGGCGGCCTGTTGATGATGCAGGGGCAGGTCGACGCGGTGATCGTCGGCACCGACCGCGTGACCGCAAATGGCGATGTCTGCAACAAGATCGGCACCTATCTGAAGGCGCTCGCGGCGCATGACAATGGCGTGCCCTTCTACGTCGCGCTGCCCTACACCACCTTCGATCCGGCAACGGCCAGCGGGGCCGACATTCCGATCGAGGGGCGCTCGGCCGAAGAGCTGACGCGGCTCACCGGTCCGGACGAGGCGGGCAGGATGACGACGATCCGCGTGACGGACTCGCCGGCCCTCAACCCGGCGTTCGACGTCACGCCGGCGCGGCTGGTGACCGGGTACATCACCGAGCGGGGGGTGCTCGACCGCATCTGA